A single region of the Neotabrizicola shimadae genome encodes:
- a CDS encoding sulfite exporter TauE/SafE family protein produces the protein MTLPFELTPFAATWIGLAALVSAFVRGYSGFGFSALLIAASGVVTNPLHFVAVVVILETLMSLQAWKGLAHHVDWRRVLPLLAGAAVGLPIGLWALTSIPEDAARAVISGYVLVMCGVLMAGWRMSRPAGQGATLGIGVVSGLANAPGMGGLPVAAFFAAQPIPAAAFRATLVAYFPLLDIYSAPLYWYHGLFTWETLVATAWLLPPVLVGNWIGSRHFFNTDPKDFRRFAIGLLALLATMGLVRALL, from the coding sequence GTGACGCTGCCCTTCGAGCTGACGCCCTTCGCCGCCACCTGGATCGGCCTGGCCGCGCTGGTCTCGGCCTTCGTGCGCGGTTATTCCGGCTTCGGCTTTTCTGCGCTGCTGATTGCGGCCTCCGGGGTCGTCACCAACCCGCTGCATTTCGTGGCGGTGGTGGTGATCCTGGAAACCCTCATGTCGCTCCAGGCCTGGAAGGGGCTGGCGCATCATGTGGACTGGCGCCGCGTCCTGCCCCTTCTGGCCGGTGCGGCGGTGGGCCTTCCCATCGGTCTCTGGGCGCTGACCTCGATCCCGGAAGATGCCGCCCGCGCGGTGATCTCGGGTTACGTGCTGGTGATGTGCGGTGTGCTGATGGCCGGCTGGCGCATGTCGCGCCCCGCCGGGCAGGGGGCAACCCTCGGCATCGGTGTCGTCTCGGGCCTGGCCAATGCGCCGGGCATGGGGGGCCTGCCGGTGGCGGCCTTCTTCGCCGCGCAGCCCATTCCGGCCGCGGCCTTCCGCGCCACGCTGGTGGCCTATTTCCCCCTGCTCGATATCTATTCCGCGCCCCTTTACTGGTATCACGGCCTCTTCACCTGGGAAACGCTGGTCGCCACCGCCTGGCTTCTGCCGCCTGTGCTGGTCGGAAACTGGATCGGCTCGCGGCATTTCTTCAACACCGATCCCAAGGATTTCCGCCGCTTTGCCATAGGCTTGCTAGCGCTTCTTGCCACAATGGGCCTGGTCCGCGCCCTCCTTTAG
- the pdxR gene encoding MocR-like pyridoxine biosynthesis transcription factor PdxR, translating to MAIPPESFFLSTGAGGTLQQRIRQMVAEGILSGRFRPGDRLPSSRALAAHLGISRITVTLAYTELVASDYLTARGRSGYYVSGNAPVPPDFHSRAASGPQYDYARLTGERFSRTARVARPEDWSRFAYPFIYGQADATLFDHQNWRLCALSALGRRDFEALTSDYYERDDPMLIEYILRHILPRRGIDARAGEVLVTMGAQNALWLAGQVLLAPDRVAVMENPGYPGLRPILAQLGCRVAAVDVDQDGLPPDALPHDADVVFTTASHQSPTNATLPLDRRLDLLRLAGERDFVVVEDDYEFEMSFLKPVSPSLKSLDTEGRVVHIGSFSKSLFPGLRLGYMVAPESFIREARALRAQVLRHPPGHIQRTAAYFLSLGHYDALVNRMRAAFKRRRTVMDEAIRANGLDIAGQGGFGGSSFWMRAPESVDTARLAEVLRGQGVLIEPGGAFFAPDRPDRRHYRLAYSSIAVSRIPEGIALIARALQDDEFSARVP from the coding sequence TTGGCGATCCCGCCTGAATCCTTCTTCCTGTCCACCGGCGCCGGCGGCACGCTGCAGCAGCGCATCCGGCAAATGGTGGCCGAGGGCATCCTGTCGGGACGCTTCCGTCCCGGCGACCGGCTGCCGTCGTCGCGGGCGTTGGCGGCGCATCTGGGCATCAGCCGCATCACCGTGACGCTGGCCTATACCGAACTCGTCGCCTCCGATTACCTGACGGCGCGCGGTCGGTCGGGCTACTACGTCTCGGGCAATGCGCCCGTGCCGCCGGATTTCCACTCCCGCGCCGCGTCCGGACCGCAGTATGACTATGCCCGGCTGACGGGCGAGCGCTTCAGCCGCACCGCGCGGGTGGCCCGCCCCGAGGACTGGTCGCGCTTTGCCTATCCCTTCATCTACGGCCAGGCCGATGCCACGCTGTTCGACCACCAGAACTGGCGGCTCTGCGCCCTGTCCGCCCTGGGGCGGCGAGATTTCGAGGCGCTGACCTCGGACTATTACGAACGCGACGATCCGATGCTGATCGAATACATCCTGCGCCACATCCTGCCGCGCCGCGGCATCGACGCGCGCGCTGGCGAGGTGCTGGTGACGATGGGGGCGCAGAACGCGCTTTGGCTGGCGGGGCAGGTGCTGCTGGCGCCCGACCGCGTGGCGGTGATGGAAAACCCCGGCTATCCCGGCCTGCGCCCCATCCTCGCGCAACTCGGCTGTCGGGTGGCGGCGGTGGATGTGGATCAGGACGGCCTGCCGCCCGATGCCCTGCCGCACGATGCCGATGTCGTCTTCACCACCGCCAGCCATCAAAGCCCGACCAACGCCACCCTGCCGCTGGACCGCCGGCTGGACCTGCTGCGGCTGGCGGGTGAGCGCGATTTCGTGGTGGTCGAAGACGACTACGAGTTCGAGATGAGTTTCCTCAAGCCCGTCTCGCCCTCATTGAAATCGCTGGATACCGAGGGCCGTGTCGTCCACATCGGCAGCTTTTCCAAGTCGCTGTTTCCCGGCCTCCGGCTTGGCTACATGGTGGCGCCCGAAAGCTTCATCCGCGAGGCGCGGGCGCTGCGCGCCCAGGTGCTGCGCCATCCGCCGGGCCACATCCAGCGCACGGCGGCCTATTTCCTGTCGCTTGGTCACTACGATGCGCTGGTGAACCGGATGCGCGCCGCCTTCAAGCGGCGCCGCACCGTGATGGACGAGGCGATCCGCGCGAACGGGCTGGACATCGCAGGGCAGGGCGGCTTTGGCGGCTCCTCCTTCTGGATGCGCGCGCCCGAGAGCGTGGACACCGCGCGCCTGGCCGAGGTGCTGCGAGGGCAAGGCGTGCTGATCGAGCCCGGTGGCGCCTTCTTCGCCCCCGACCGGCCCGACCGGCGGCATTACCGCCTGGCCTATTCCTCGATTGCGGTCAGCCGCATCCCCGAAGGCATCGCCCTGATCGCCCGCGCCCTGCAGGACGACGAATTTTCCGCGAGAGTCCCATGA
- a CDS encoding ABC transporter ATP-binding protein — protein MTAPLAITVRGLTKVFSGRKVVDGFDMDVPTGAIYGFLGPNGSGKTTTIRMMCGLLTPDGGTGACLGHDILTQSRRIKEEVGYMTQRFSLYEDLTIRENLDFIARMYRLPGRRSRVAQALADLGLTDRASQLAGSLSGGWKQRLALAACMIHDPKLLLLDEPTAGVDPKARREFWDEIRRLAATGVTVLVSTHYMDEAIQCDFIAYIAYGRKLIDGRAQDIPGRIGLLTFRLSGADLPEAEARLRAIPGLQVARFGAVLRISGTDRAMLEAATAPERARGLTVQEVPAGLEEAFIYLMAGSTDNFAPAPP, from the coding sequence ATGACCGCCCCGCTCGCCATCACCGTGCGCGGGCTGACCAAGGTCTTCTCCGGCCGAAAGGTGGTGGACGGCTTCGACATGGATGTGCCCACCGGCGCGATCTACGGCTTTCTCGGCCCCAACGGCTCGGGCAAGACCACCACCATCCGCATGATGTGCGGCCTCCTTACGCCGGATGGCGGCACGGGCGCCTGCCTCGGCCACGACATCCTCACCCAGTCCCGGCGCATCAAGGAGGAGGTGGGTTACATGACCCAACGCTTCTCGCTCTACGAAGACCTGACGATCCGCGAGAACCTCGATTTCATCGCCCGCATGTACCGCCTGCCGGGCCGCCGCTCCCGGGTGGCGCAGGCATTGGCCGACCTCGGCCTGACCGATCGCGCCAGCCAATTGGCCGGCTCGCTCTCGGGCGGCTGGAAGCAGCGCCTGGCGCTGGCGGCCTGCATGATCCACGACCCGAAGCTCCTGCTGCTGGACGAACCCACCGCCGGCGTGGACCCGAAGGCCCGGCGCGAATTCTGGGACGAGATCCGCCGCCTCGCCGCCACCGGCGTCACCGTCCTGGTCTCGACCCACTACATGGACGAGGCGATCCAGTGCGACTTCATCGCCTACATCGCCTATGGCCGCAAACTCATCGACGGCCGCGCCCAGGACATTCCCGGCCGGATCGGCCTTCTGACCTTCCGCCTGTCCGGCGCGGACCTGCCCGAGGCCGAAGCCCGCCTGCGCGCCATCCCCGGCCTGCAGGTCGCCCGCTTCGGCGCCGTCCTGCGCATCTCGGGCACCGACCGCGCCATGCTCGAGGCCGCCACCGCCCCCGAACGCGCCCGCGGCCTGACGGTGCAAGAGGTCCCGGCGGGCCTGGAAGAGGCGTTCATCTACCTCATGGCCGGCTCCACCGACAATTTCGCGCCCGCCCCGCCATGA
- a CDS encoding aminopeptidase, whose amino-acid sequence MTDSDASHPSTFAGLAEPGRVDPVRLDRLAEVAVKVGLNIQPGQDLILTAPVAALPLVRRVAVHAYRAGAGLVTPILSDEQVVLARYSEARPESFDHAAGWLFSGMAAAFGEGAARMAIAGDNPMMLSGQDSEAVARANKANSHAYRPAMERITGFDINWSICAYPTAAWARLVFPDLPEPEAVARLANAVFRASRLDGPDPVAAWAEHNANLMARRRWLNGHDFQALHFRGPGTDLTVGLAEGHEWMGGASTAKNGVTCNPNIPTEEVFTTPHALRCEGYVRATKPLSYMGTLIENIEVQFSQGVIVEAKATKGEAVLQKMISSDEGARRLGEVALVPHSSPISQSGILFYNTLFDENAACHIALGQCYAKCFRGGTSMGAEEIRQRGGNSSIIHVDWMIGGPETDIDGITASGGRVPVFRGGEWA is encoded by the coding sequence ATGACCGACAGCGACGCATCCCATCCGTCCACCTTTGCGGGCCTGGCCGAGCCGGGGCGGGTCGATCCGGTCCGGCTGGACCGGCTGGCGGAAGTGGCCGTGAAGGTGGGGCTGAACATCCAGCCGGGGCAGGATCTGATCCTGACCGCGCCGGTCGCGGCGCTGCCGCTGGTGCGGCGGGTGGCGGTTCATGCCTATCGCGCCGGGGCGGGCCTGGTGACGCCGATCCTGTCGGACGAACAGGTGGTGCTGGCGCGCTATTCCGAAGCGCGGCCAGAGAGTTTCGACCATGCGGCGGGCTGGCTGTTTTCCGGCATGGCGGCGGCCTTCGGCGAGGGCGCGGCACGCATGGCGATTGCCGGGGACAACCCGATGATGCTGTCGGGCCAGGATTCCGAGGCAGTGGCGCGGGCGAACAAGGCCAATTCCCATGCCTATCGCCCGGCGATGGAGCGGATCACCGGCTTTGACATCAACTGGTCGATCTGCGCCTATCCGACCGCTGCCTGGGCGCGGCTGGTCTTCCCCGACCTGCCCGAGCCCGAGGCGGTGGCGCGGCTGGCCAATGCGGTGTTCCGCGCCTCGCGGCTGGACGGGCCGGACCCGGTGGCGGCCTGGGCCGAGCACAATGCGAACCTGATGGCGCGGCGGCGCTGGCTGAACGGGCACGACTTCCAGGCGCTGCATTTCCGCGGCCCCGGCACCGACCTGACGGTGGGCCTGGCCGAGGGACATGAGTGGATGGGCGGGGCCTCGACCGCAAAGAACGGCGTGACCTGCAACCCCAATATCCCCACGGAAGAGGTCTTCACCACGCCGCACGCGCTGCGCTGCGAGGGGTATGTGCGGGCGACCAAGCCCCTGTCCTACATGGGCACGCTGATCGAGAACATCGAGGTGCAGTTCAGCCAGGGAGTCATCGTCGAGGCGAAGGCCACAAAGGGCGAGGCGGTGTTGCAGAAGATGATTTCCTCGGACGAGGGCGCGCGGCGCCTGGGCGAGGTGGCGCTGGTGCCGCATTCCTCGCCCATCTCGCAATCGGGCATCCTGTTCTATAACACGCTCTTTGACGAGAACGCGGCATGCCACATCGCGCTTGGCCAGTGCTATGCCAAGTGTTTCCGGGGCGGCACCTCGATGGGTGCCGAGGAGATCCGCCAGCGGGGCGGCAATTCCTCGATCATCCATGTGGACTGGATGATCGGCGGGCCGGAGACCGACATCGACGGCATCACGGCGAGCGGGGGGCGGGTGCCGGTGTTCCGCGGGGGCGAATGGGCGTAA
- a CDS encoding ABC transporter permease → MTWFSPSRFGAVLVKEFIQMRRDRVTFGMMIGVPVMQLLLFGYAINTDPRHLITYVEMADTGPVSRAIVEGMRQSDYFDVQGIVTGPAEGDRLLRDGRANFVLVIPEGFERDVVRGLSPDLLLAADASDPAAVGGPVGAIQSIADTAMRDVLQGPLAYAAPGPAPFGVSVHRQFNAEGRTATNIVPGLLAIILSMTLTLITSVAIVRESERGTMETLIATPVRSVEVMLGKIIPYVFVGYIQTLIFLAASKYLFDVPFLGSPLAFFLGFNLYVVVNLALGFLISTLARTQMQAMQISFFTILPSILLSGFMFPFAGMPHWAQVLGTAIPATHFLRLTRKVMLKAGAMPDIAPDMGALALIMAVIVTAALLRYRQTLD, encoded by the coding sequence ATGACCTGGTTCTCGCCCTCCCGCTTCGGCGCCGTGCTGGTGAAGGAATTCATCCAGATGCGCCGCGACCGCGTCACCTTCGGCATGATGATCGGCGTGCCGGTGATGCAGCTTCTGCTGTTCGGCTATGCCATCAACACCGACCCACGGCACCTGATCACCTATGTCGAGATGGCCGACACCGGCCCGGTCAGCCGCGCCATCGTCGAGGGGATGCGCCAAAGCGACTATTTCGATGTCCAGGGCATCGTCACTGGCCCGGCCGAAGGCGACCGGCTCCTGCGCGACGGCCGCGCCAATTTCGTGCTGGTCATCCCCGAGGGCTTCGAACGCGACGTGGTGCGCGGCCTCTCGCCCGACCTCCTGCTCGCCGCCGATGCCTCCGACCCGGCGGCCGTCGGCGGCCCGGTCGGCGCCATTCAGTCCATCGCCGACACCGCCATGCGCGATGTGTTGCAAGGCCCGCTCGCCTATGCCGCCCCCGGTCCCGCGCCCTTCGGCGTCTCCGTGCACCGCCAGTTCAACGCCGAGGGCCGCACCGCCACCAACATCGTGCCGGGTCTCCTCGCCATCATCCTGTCGATGACGCTGACGCTCATCACCTCGGTCGCCATCGTCCGCGAAAGCGAACGCGGCACGATGGAGACGCTGATCGCCACCCCGGTCCGCTCCGTCGAGGTCATGCTGGGCAAGATCATCCCTTACGTCTTCGTGGGCTATATCCAGACGCTGATCTTCCTCGCCGCCTCGAAATACCTCTTCGACGTGCCTTTCCTCGGCTCGCCCCTGGCCTTCTTCCTGGGCTTCAACCTCTATGTCGTGGTGAACCTGGCGCTCGGCTTCCTGATCTCGACACTCGCCCGCACCCAGATGCAGGCGATGCAGATCTCCTTCTTCACCATCCTGCCCTCGATCCTCCTGTCCGGCTTCATGTTCCCCTTCGCCGGCATGCCGCACTGGGCGCAGGTCTTGGGCACGGCGATCCCCGCCACACATTTCCTGCGGCTCACGCGAAAGGTCATGCTGAAGGCCGGCGCCATGCCCGACATCGCCCCCGACATGGGCGCGCTCGCGCTCATCATGGCGGTGATCGTGACCGCCGCGCTCCTGCGCTATCGCCAGACGCTGGATTAG
- the xsc gene encoding sulfoacetaldehyde acetyltransferase has protein sequence MRMTTEEAFVKVLQRHGIRDVFGIIGSAFMPISDLFPKAGIRFWDCAHEGSGGMMADGYTRASGKMSMMIAQNGPGITNFVTAVKTAYWNHTPLLLVTPQAANKTIGQGGFQEVEQMALFKDMVAYQEEVRDPARIPEVLNRVILNAKRASAPAQMNVPRDMFTQVIDVALPAIVEFERPSGGSAALDEAAALLSSARFPVILNGAGVVLSGAIPASMKLAERLDAPVCVGYQHNDAFPGSHPLFAGPLGYNGSKAAMELIAQADVVLALGTRLNPFSTLPGYGLDYWPKDAKIIQVDLNPARIGLTKPVAVGIVGDAGKVAEGILARLSRTAGDAGRSDRKALIAQKKSAWAQQLASMDHEDDDPGTTWNARARAAKPQWMSPRMAWRAIQSALPKEAIISSDIGNNCAIGNAYPTFEAGRKYLAPGLFGPCGYGLPSVVGAKIACPDTPVVGFSGDGAFGIAVTELTAIGRGEWPAITQVVFRNYQWGAEKRNSTLWYDDNFVGTELNEQVSYAGIAKACGLQGVVARTMDELTAALRQAIDDQMNHGKTTLIEAMINQELGEPFRRDAMKKPVEVAGILASDMREQAV, from the coding sequence ATGCGCATGACCACCGAAGAAGCCTTTGTGAAGGTGCTGCAACGCCACGGCATCCGCGATGTCTTCGGCATCATCGGCTCTGCCTTCATGCCGATTTCCGACCTTTTCCCCAAGGCCGGCATCCGGTTCTGGGACTGCGCCCACGAAGGTTCGGGCGGCATGATGGCCGACGGCTACACCCGCGCCTCCGGCAAGATGAGCATGATGATCGCCCAGAACGGGCCGGGCATCACCAACTTCGTCACCGCCGTGAAGACCGCCTACTGGAACCACACGCCGCTTCTCTTGGTCACGCCCCAGGCTGCCAACAAGACCATCGGCCAGGGCGGCTTCCAGGAAGTCGAGCAGATGGCGCTGTTCAAGGACATGGTCGCCTACCAGGAAGAAGTGCGCGACCCCGCCCGCATCCCCGAAGTGCTGAACCGGGTGATCCTGAACGCCAAACGCGCCTCGGCCCCCGCCCAGATGAACGTGCCGCGCGACATGTTCACGCAAGTGATCGACGTGGCGCTTCCCGCCATCGTCGAATTCGAGCGCCCCTCGGGCGGTTCCGCCGCACTGGACGAGGCGGCGGCGCTCCTCTCCTCGGCCAGGTTCCCGGTCATCCTGAACGGTGCGGGCGTGGTGCTGTCGGGTGCCATACCGGCCTCGATGAAACTGGCCGAACGGCTGGATGCCCCGGTCTGCGTCGGCTACCAGCACAACGACGCCTTCCCCGGCTCGCATCCCCTCTTCGCCGGACCGCTCGGCTACAACGGGTCCAAGGCCGCGATGGAACTGATCGCCCAGGCTGACGTGGTTCTGGCGCTCGGCACCCGGCTCAACCCGTTCTCCACCCTGCCGGGCTACGGCCTCGACTACTGGCCGAAGGACGCAAAGATCATCCAGGTCGACCTCAATCCCGCCCGCATCGGCCTGACCAAACCGGTCGCGGTGGGCATCGTGGGCGATGCCGGCAAGGTGGCCGAAGGCATCCTCGCGCGTCTGTCCAGGACCGCGGGCGATGCCGGAAGATCGGATCGAAAGGCGTTGATCGCCCAGAAGAAATCCGCCTGGGCGCAGCAGCTCGCCTCGATGGACCACGAAGACGACGATCCCGGCACCACCTGGAACGCGCGCGCCCGCGCCGCGAAGCCTCAGTGGATGAGCCCCCGCATGGCCTGGCGCGCCATCCAGTCCGCGCTGCCGAAAGAGGCGATCATCTCCTCCGACATCGGCAACAACTGCGCCATCGGCAACGCCTATCCCACCTTCGAGGCGGGCCGCAAATACCTGGCCCCCGGCCTCTTCGGCCCCTGCGGCTATGGCCTGCCCTCGGTGGTGGGTGCCAAGATCGCCTGCCCGGACACGCCGGTCGTGGGCTTCTCGGGCGACGGCGCCTTCGGCATCGCGGTGACCGAACTCACCGCCATCGGCCGGGGCGAATGGCCCGCCATCACCCAGGTCGTGTTCCGCAACTACCAGTGGGGCGCGGAAAAGCGCAATTCGACGCTCTGGTATGACGACAACTTCGTCGGCACCGAGCTGAACGAACAGGTCTCCTATGCCGGCATCGCCAAGGCCTGCGGCTTGCAGGGCGTGGTCGCCCGCACCATGGACGAACTGACCGCGGCCCTGCGCCAGGCGATCGACGACCAGATGAACCACGGAAAGACCACCCTCATCGAGGCGATGATCAACCAGGAACTGGGCGAGCCCTTCCGCCGCGACGCGATGAAGAAGCCGGTCGAGGTGGCGGGCATCTTGGCCTCCGACATGCGCGAGCAGGCGGTGTGA
- a CDS encoding HlyD family secretion protein: protein MTDLPGWFASVLAAVIPGYGDDPGRLWNGYIEADYHYAAPLSPGRITAIPVQEGQKVEAGEVLMLLDDRAERATLAEAEARVAQAAANLQDLQTGKRKDEIDVIRASLDKAKAVQAQQKINFDRSETLLARNVISLSQWQSDRAALDAADAAVAELQAQLRVAELPARGAEREAAEQALKAAQAAQDSARIALDERQVRAPITGLIDDIYFQEGDVAATGAPSIAIYAPDVMKAIFFIPERERATVAVGQTLALTCDSCPPGLSARVTRLSADPQFTPPIIYSREERNRLVFRAEAISDQPLSLLPGQPVTLEPLVQESAP, encoded by the coding sequence ATGACCGACCTTCCCGGCTGGTTCGCATCGGTGCTGGCCGCGGTCATTCCGGGTTACGGAGACGACCCCGGCCGGCTCTGGAATGGCTATATCGAGGCCGACTACCACTATGCTGCGCCGCTCTCACCCGGCCGCATCACCGCGATCCCGGTGCAGGAAGGCCAGAAGGTCGAGGCGGGCGAGGTGCTGATGCTGCTGGACGACCGCGCCGAACGTGCCACCCTGGCCGAGGCAGAGGCGCGCGTGGCCCAGGCCGCCGCCAACCTCCAGGACCTTCAGACCGGCAAGCGCAAGGACGAGATCGACGTCATCCGCGCCAGTCTCGACAAGGCCAAAGCCGTGCAGGCGCAGCAGAAGATCAACTTCGACCGGTCCGAGACATTGCTGGCGCGCAACGTGATTTCGCTCTCGCAATGGCAATCCGACCGCGCCGCGCTGGATGCCGCGGATGCCGCGGTGGCCGAACTTCAGGCGCAGTTGCGCGTGGCCGAACTGCCTGCTCGCGGCGCCGAACGCGAAGCCGCCGAACAGGCGCTGAAGGCGGCACAGGCTGCGCAAGACTCCGCGCGCATCGCGCTGGACGAACGCCAGGTCCGCGCGCCGATCACCGGCCTCATCGACGATATCTATTTCCAGGAAGGCGATGTCGCCGCCACCGGCGCGCCCTCCATCGCCATCTACGCCCCCGATGTGATGAAGGCGATCTTCTTCATTCCCGAACGCGAACGCGCGACCGTGGCGGTGGGCCAGACCCTCGCGCTCACCTGCGACAGTTGCCCGCCGGGCCTGTCGGCCCGCGTCACCCGGCTGTCGGCCGACCCGCAATTCACCCCGCCGATCATCTACAGCCGCGAGGAACGAAACCGCCTCGTCTTCCGGGCCGAAGCGATCTCGGACCAGCCCCTGTCGCTGTTGCCCGGCCAGCCGGTCACGCTGGAGCCGCTGGTGCAAGAGTCCGCGCCATGA
- the rnd gene encoding ribonuclease D, which translates to MRTITTTEDLAAFCEAAKGQPYVTIDTEFLRERTYWSKLCLIQMALPGKTGDAVLVDPIEGEGMSLEPLYDLFRHKATVKVFHAARQDLEIFFVEGGVFPDPLFDTQVAAMVCGFGEQAGYETLVKKIARENLDKTSRFTDWSRRPLSDAQKEYALADVTHLRVIYEWLAAQLEKNDRHRWVAEELAILTDPETYTVRPDEAWERIKTRTSSGRFLAIVKELARFREDYAQKMNVPRSRVMKDDALLEVASTRPTNMEELGRSRLLQREGRKAEIAEGILAAVKSGLEMRPDDMPKPDTAREQLQVNPALADLLRVLLKAKSESLGVAPKLIASASDLDAIAAGERNLDALKGWRAEAFGEDALRLCRGEIALTAKGSEVRVIRTGG; encoded by the coding sequence ATGCGCACGATCACCACGACCGAAGACCTCGCCGCCTTCTGCGAGGCAGCCAAGGGTCAGCCCTACGTCACCATCGACACCGAGTTCCTCAGGGAACGGACCTACTGGTCCAAGCTCTGCCTCATCCAGATGGCCCTGCCCGGCAAGACCGGCGATGCCGTGCTGGTGGACCCGATCGAGGGCGAGGGCATGTCGCTCGAGCCGCTCTACGATCTCTTCCGCCACAAGGCGACGGTCAAGGTCTTCCACGCCGCCCGCCAGGATCTGGAGATCTTCTTTGTCGAGGGCGGGGTCTTCCCCGACCCACTGTTCGACACCCAGGTCGCCGCCATGGTCTGCGGCTTCGGCGAACAGGCCGGCTATGAAACCCTGGTCAAGAAGATCGCCCGCGAGAATCTGGACAAGACCTCCCGCTTCACCGACTGGTCGCGCCGCCCGCTGTCCGACGCCCAGAAGGAATACGCCCTGGCCGACGTGACCCATCTTCGGGTCATCTATGAATGGCTGGCCGCCCAGCTTGAAAAGAACGACCGCCACCGCTGGGTGGCCGAGGAACTGGCGATCCTCACCGATCCCGAAACCTACACCGTCCGCCCCGACGAGGCCTGGGAGCGCATCAAGACCCGCACCTCCTCGGGCCGCTTCCTGGCCATCGTCAAGGAACTCGCCCGCTTCCGCGAAGACTACGCCCAGAAGATGAACGTCCCCCGCTCCCGCGTGATGAAGGACGACGCCCTGCTGGAGGTCGCATCGACCCGGCCCACCAACATGGAGGAACTGGGCCGCTCGCGCCTTCTCCAGCGCGAGGGCCGCAAGGCCGAGATCGCCGAAGGCATCCTCGCCGCCGTGAAGTCGGGGCTCGAGATGCGCCCCGACGACATGCCCAAGCCCGACACCGCCCGCGAACAACTGCAGGTGAACCCGGCCCTGGCCGACCTGTTGCGCGTTCTTCTGAAAGCCAAGTCCGAAAGCCTTGGCGTGGCGCCCAAGCTCATCGCCTCGGCCTCGGACCTCGATGCCATTGCCGCGGGCGAGCGCAATCTCGATGCGCTGAAGGGCTGGCGGGCCGAGGCTTTCGGCGAAGACGCGCTGCGCCTCTGCCGGGGCGAGATTGCGCTGACCGCCAAGGGCAGCGAGGTGCGGGTGATCCGCACCGGCGGCTGA
- a CDS encoding TetR/AcrR family transcriptional regulator, translating to MTGAPAPKFRRRAEARPDEVLDAALAVFTEKGFAGARMEDIAARAGLSKGAVYLYFPSKQALFQALIRRAVQPLTEGALTGIAEHAEDPAEALAALLRAVAAALSRPGALAVPKLILREAPAVPEVAAFYRQAVMDRVMPVVIGVVRRGVAEGRFRPVDPELTLRTIMGPVILHVLLDEVFGIRPGPEKGLDALIENHLSILLAGLDPGGGTP from the coding sequence ATGACCGGAGCGCCCGCCCCCAAGTTCCGCCGCCGCGCCGAGGCCCGCCCCGACGAGGTGCTGGACGCGGCCCTTGCCGTCTTTACCGAAAAGGGCTTTGCCGGGGCGCGGATGGAGGATATCGCGGCCCGCGCCGGCCTGTCCAAAGGGGCGGTCTATCTGTACTTCCCCTCCAAGCAGGCGCTGTTTCAGGCGCTGATCCGCCGCGCGGTCCAGCCCCTGACCGAAGGCGCGCTGACCGGCATCGCCGAACATGCCGAAGATCCGGCAGAGGCGCTGGCCGCGCTCTTGCGCGCCGTCGCCGCCGCGCTCAGCCGCCCCGGTGCGCTGGCCGTGCCCAAGCTCATCCTGCGCGAGGCGCCGGCGGTGCCGGAAGTCGCGGCCTTCTACCGCCAGGCCGTGATGGACCGGGTGATGCCCGTGGTGATCGGTGTCGTCCGCCGCGGGGTGGCCGAGGGTCGGTTCCGACCGGTCGATCCCGAACTGACGCTGCGCACGATCATGGGCCCGGTGATCCTCCACGTCCTGCTCGATGAGGTATTCGGCATCCGTCCCGGCCCGGAGAAAGGGCTGGACGCCCTGATCGAAAACCATCTTTCCATCCTGTTGGCCGGGCTCGATCCCGGCGGGGGGACGCCATGA